A section of the Acidimicrobiia bacterium genome encodes:
- a CDS encoding helix-turn-helix transcriptional regulator — MRWNLRMKAAEEGIWKSTEMRRRLADAGLEISAGKMSALWTGTPTTIRLDDLDVFCHVLDCGPDDLLIPEPDKVEATKPTTAATAEQGTTPIRPGRNRTKPPA; from the coding sequence ATGCGTTGGAATCTGCGAATGAAGGCCGCCGAGGAGGGCATCTGGAAGTCCACCGAGATGCGACGCCGACTAGCAGATGCCGGTCTGGAGATCAGCGCAGGGAAGATGTCGGCGCTGTGGACGGGAACACCCACCACCATCCGCCTTGACGACCTCGACGTGTTCTGCCATGTGCTCGACTGCGGTCCGGATGATCTGCTGATCCCCGAACCGGACAAGGTCGAAGCCACCAAACCCACCACGGCAGCCACCGCCGAACAGGGGACAACGCCGATCCGACCCGGCCGGAACCGGACCAAGCCACCGGCTTGA
- a CDS encoding LysM peptidoglycan-binding domain-containing protein, with protein sequence MMRHATTILRGIGALIASLVFVIAVPAGLVSYVGWPLPTTLPSIDRIQIALRGGIDPQILINTLAVIVWIVWIQIVIVLLAEAVAAVRGGTARRLPVLPGLQPATAQLVAAITLAVATLGPLRVAPAAASPLPDPVSVTQTHQTSSSPGLGPTAVAAGVPAPHRGTNSDLPTYRVRRHDTLWSIAETTLDDGRRWKEIRDLNNGRTMVDGHDFTKETDRLSQGWLILLPNDASTPDTGQVSRVGSEVTVEAGDNFWTIAETTLETAWGRAPTGDEVSKYWRSLVESNRDRLRPPHDPNLIFPGQQLELPPTPTDANIESAAPQVSERTESANHDEVTVAPGDTFWSIAEDTLTDAWDRTPTTSETTNYTKQLIEANQDRLEPPHDPNLIHPGQVFRLPTIPDDPQAPAQPEDAVEPLLGSVPSPVLPDEPPTTETPGTDLLPAVTQPTPTSEVSTSSTTLSQPESPEPTDRSEPADTTAASDARAGSDLLPIASTLAGLGILAAGLVALLRRLRGVQLRHRRPGTIPTPPPADTVETETAIRTAAAPDSTEFIDLALRAMAQDVIDSHAPAPEVVGVHLTTEKLRLLLWTPHQDPPPEWSVDDDGRSWTISTNTDIARLRHKANGVAGPYPALVSVGHQDQAQLLLDLEYLGATQITGDPDDVASTCYTMATELAASPAADGIQIICVGFGADLAHMERVQVVDHLGDILPTLDAKATAITRMASPSPLHGRISSPGGDTWDPIVVFDPAADPTDEADRLLTIAHAGRAVAAVVGYPTGNRWQLHIDNDTVRIEPLGSTFARRNLTPTEQTAVANLVAAAKDLEGLPPKLTTDPLLLNEPVDIPVPLDEPTETADSKVTEQVTTRAVPEVKMLGTLRVDGLDADLPLRRGTELVAYLTFHRHGVEADALMEALWPEEAPDYRRLNRHTSRTRTTLGLGPDGEHLLSYVRDGRYRISPHLRSDIEQFTDHIRQADRATGADEADHLRSALQLVEGTPFTGAGNSYGWAHTDGIITHTIVAIDNAAHRLAEYALTHGDPEQATWAARKGLVATGACEECYRNLMRAAIAEGNQVALEAVYTELLAVIDADEGPDAATFLDPKTVELYEGESRGRRRQAG encoded by the coding sequence ATGATGCGACACGCAACGACCATCCTTCGCGGCATCGGCGCCCTCATCGCCAGCCTGGTGTTCGTCATCGCAGTCCCCGCCGGACTGGTCTCATACGTGGGATGGCCACTACCCACCACCCTCCCCTCCATCGACCGGATCCAAATCGCGCTGCGAGGCGGCATCGACCCTCAAATCCTCATCAACACGCTGGCGGTCATTGTTTGGATCGTCTGGATCCAGATCGTCATCGTCCTTCTCGCGGAAGCCGTAGCGGCCGTTCGAGGCGGGACCGCCCGTCGCCTACCGGTCCTACCGGGACTGCAACCGGCAACCGCCCAACTCGTGGCCGCCATCACCTTGGCAGTCGCCACCCTCGGCCCACTCCGGGTCGCCCCCGCCGCCGCGAGCCCGCTGCCCGACCCAGTCTCTGTGACCCAGACCCACCAGACGTCTTCCTCCCCAGGTCTTGGACCGACAGCCGTCGCCGCGGGGGTGCCGGCACCGCATCGAGGCACCAACTCCGATCTACCGACATACCGAGTTCGGCGACACGACACACTCTGGAGCATCGCCGAGACGACCCTCGACGACGGTCGACGATGGAAAGAAATCCGTGACCTCAACAACGGGCGAACCATGGTTGACGGCCACGACTTCACGAAGGAGACGGACCGGCTCTCACAGGGCTGGCTCATCCTCCTCCCGAACGATGCCTCCACCCCCGACACCGGTCAGGTATCACGAGTGGGGAGCGAAGTGACGGTCGAGGCGGGCGACAACTTCTGGACGATCGCCGAAACCACGCTCGAGACCGCATGGGGACGGGCCCCCACGGGCGACGAAGTATCGAAGTACTGGCGGAGCCTCGTCGAGTCCAACCGAGACCGACTGCGCCCACCGCACGACCCCAACCTCATCTTTCCCGGCCAACAGCTCGAACTGCCCCCAACCCCCACCGACGCGAACATCGAGTCGGCAGCACCTCAGGTCTCGGAACGCACCGAGTCTGCGAACCATGACGAGGTCACGGTCGCGCCAGGTGACACCTTCTGGAGCATCGCCGAAGACACCCTCACCGACGCTTGGGATCGCACGCCCACCACCAGCGAGACAACGAACTACACGAAGCAGCTGATCGAAGCCAACCAGGATCGGCTGGAGCCACCGCACGACCCGAACCTCATCCACCCCGGCCAGGTCTTCCGCCTACCCACGATCCCCGACGACCCCCAAGCACCCGCCCAACCCGAGGACGCGGTTGAGCCTCTCCTCGGGTCGGTGCCCTCACCGGTCCTTCCCGACGAGCCTCCCACCACGGAAACGCCTGGGACCGATCTCCTACCGGCCGTGACGCAGCCGACCCCGACCTCTGAGGTGTCGACATCCTCAACGACGCTCAGCCAACCCGAATCGCCGGAACCGACCGACCGATCCGAACCCGCCGACACCACCGCCGCATCTGACGCCCGTGCCGGGAGTGATCTGCTGCCCATCGCCAGCACCCTCGCCGGCCTCGGCATCCTCGCCGCCGGCCTCGTCGCCCTCCTCCGCCGTCTCCGAGGCGTACAGCTACGTCATCGCCGCCCCGGCACGATCCCCACGCCACCACCCGCCGACACCGTCGAAACCGAGACCGCGATCCGCACTGCGGCCGCACCGGACTCGACCGAGTTCATCGACCTCGCCCTGCGCGCCATGGCCCAAGACGTCATCGACTCACACGCACCAGCCCCCGAGGTAGTCGGTGTCCACCTCACCACCGAGAAGTTGCGGCTGCTGCTGTGGACCCCACATCAGGACCCGCCACCCGAATGGAGCGTCGACGACGACGGACGCAGCTGGACGATCTCCACTAACACGGACATCGCTCGACTACGACACAAGGCCAACGGCGTCGCCGGCCCATACCCGGCTCTCGTCAGCGTCGGTCACCAAGACCAGGCCCAGCTGCTCCTCGACCTCGAATACCTCGGCGCCACCCAGATCACCGGCGACCCCGACGACGTTGCATCCACCTGCTACACCATGGCCACCGAACTCGCCGCCAGCCCAGCAGCCGACGGCATCCAGATCATCTGCGTCGGATTCGGAGCAGACCTTGCCCACATGGAACGCGTGCAAGTCGTCGACCACCTCGGCGACATCCTCCCCACCCTCGACGCCAAAGCCACCGCCATTACCCGGATGGCATCTCCGTCACCACTGCATGGTCGGATCTCCTCACCAGGCGGCGACACCTGGGATCCGATCGTCGTCTTCGACCCGGCAGCCGACCCGACCGACGAGGCAGACCGGCTTCTCACCATCGCCCACGCCGGCCGAGCTGTCGCTGCAGTCGTCGGCTACCCGACGGGGAACCGGTGGCAACTCCACATCGACAACGACACCGTTCGGATCGAGCCCCTCGGCTCCACCTTCGCCCGACGCAACCTCACCCCCACAGAACAGACCGCGGTCGCCAACCTCGTCGCTGCCGCCAAGGACCTCGAAGGGCTCCCTCCCAAACTCACCACTGATCCGCTCCTGCTGAACGAACCGGTCGATATACCGGTGCCACTCGACGAGCCGACCGAAACCGCCGATTCGAAGGTGACCGAGCAGGTCACCACCCGTGCGGTTCCTGAGGTGAAGATGCTGGGCACCCTCCGGGTCGACGGTCTCGATGCCGATCTCCCGCTCCGAAGAGGCACCGAGCTCGTCGCCTACCTCACCTTCCACCGCCACGGTGTCGAAGCCGATGCCCTGATGGAAGCGCTCTGGCCAGAAGAGGCACCCGACTACCGGCGTCTCAACCGCCACACCTCACGCACGCGGACCACCCTCGGCCTAGGCCCCGATGGCGAACACCTGCTGTCCTATGTCAGGGATGGCCGCTACCGGATCAGCCCCCACCTACGCAGCGACATCGAACAATTCACCGACCACATCCGCCAAGCCGACCGAGCAACGGGGGCAGACGAAGCCGACCACCTGCGGTCCGCTCTCCAACTGGTGGAAGGAACCCCGTTCACCGGAGCCGGCAACAGCTACGGGTGGGCTCACACCGACGGGATCATCACCCACACCATCGTCGCCATCGACAACGCCGCCCACCGCCTCGCCGAATACGCCCTGACGCACGGCGATCCCGAGCAGGCAACCTGGGCGGCCCGGAAGGGACTCGTCGCCACAGGAGCCTGCGAGGAGTGCTACCGCAACCTCATGCGTGCCGCCATCGCCGAAGGCAACCAAGTCGCACTCGAAGCCGTCTACACCGAGCTACTCGCCGTGATCGACGCAGACGAAGGCCCCGATGCCGCCACATTCCTCGACCCCAAGACCGTGGAGCTCTACGAGGGGGAGTCCCGAGGCCGACGACGTCAGGCGGGTTGA
- a CDS encoding tyrosine-type recombinase/integrase — translation MSLAVVRSLGTARSLRSPQEFEDFEQELVDQFSLAAAGAGVTDRHVSVDRTIVFEFIRFIDRPVWTATPADADRYLVWLRRDRGQAKSTVQAKAWTLGRFFDFVVGRYQGDIHALTGTVVVQPIDEFNRPAKADYGGSPRVPPSSDEVEGLFVAWREVLPDARKFLPAARDYLAASLWRRCGLRIGETVMLDLRDWRPDLGEHGKLHVRFGKGSNGRGPKTRLVPAINSVDELLVWWLTDVRHQFGDDWDDPDAPLLPSERRDRLTTRCGRIGPEALRAGLAHAVGRWLPAWSGRLTPHGLRHFCASSLYERGMDLKAIQELLGHEWLSTTTRYIHVHDNHIEQAWAAANQRVAARFGEETR, via the coding sequence ATGTCGTTGGCGGTGGTTCGGTCGTTGGGCACGGCTCGTAGCTTGCGCTCGCCTCAGGAGTTCGAGGATTTCGAGCAGGAGCTTGTCGACCAGTTCTCGCTGGCGGCGGCAGGTGCGGGTGTGACCGACCGGCACGTTTCGGTGGATCGCACGATCGTCTTCGAGTTCATCCGCTTCATCGACCGACCGGTGTGGACGGCCACGCCTGCGGACGCCGACCGGTATCTGGTGTGGCTGCGGCGAGACCGTGGTCAGGCCAAGTCGACGGTGCAGGCAAAGGCCTGGACGCTGGGCCGCTTCTTCGACTTTGTTGTCGGCCGCTACCAGGGCGACATCCACGCCCTCACCGGCACAGTGGTGGTCCAGCCGATCGACGAGTTCAACCGGCCGGCCAAAGCCGACTACGGGGGTTCGCCGCGAGTCCCGCCCTCGAGCGACGAGGTGGAGGGGCTTTTCGTCGCCTGGCGGGAGGTTCTGCCCGACGCCAGGAAGTTCCTGCCCGCCGCCCGTGACTATCTGGCTGCATCGTTGTGGCGTCGCTGCGGGCTTCGGATCGGCGAAACGGTGATGCTCGACCTCCGCGATTGGCGTCCCGACCTCGGCGAGCACGGCAAACTGCATGTCCGATTCGGGAAGGGCAGCAACGGTCGGGGCCCGAAGACCCGGCTGGTCCCAGCTATCAACTCGGTTGATGAGTTGCTGGTGTGGTGGCTCACCGATGTGCGCCACCAGTTCGGTGACGACTGGGACGACCCCGACGCTCCTCTCCTCCCGAGCGAACGTCGGGACCGGCTGACGACACGATGCGGACGGATAGGACCCGAGGCGCTGCGAGCCGGACTGGCTCATGCGGTGGGACGTTGGTTGCCCGCTTGGAGTGGACGGCTGACACCCCACGGGCTCCGTCATTTCTGCGCCTCGTCTCTCTATGAGCGAGGCATGGACCTCAAGGCCATCCAAGAGCTGTTGGGTCACGAGTGGCTGTCCACCACCACCCGATACATCCATGTTCACGACAACCACATCGAACAAGCCTGGGCTGCTGCCAACCAGCGGGTAGCTGCCCGGTTTGGCGAGGAAACGAGGTGA
- a CDS encoding TadE/TadG family type IV pilus assembly protein encodes MRTQSTSYRAGTMTRLDGQRGAVSTELAVLAPLLIGFMLFVVFAGRVAQAEGDVANAAHEAARAASLVGAPRAAVEAATETAEANIAEGAVACRRMEVIVDTSDFDAGGQVTVTVSCEAAFGDIAMLAVPGSRTFAATAVEILDTFRADGGSPP; translated from the coding sequence ATGAGAACTCAAAGCACTTCCTACAGAGCCGGAACGATGACCCGCCTCGACGGACAGCGAGGGGCGGTCTCCACCGAACTGGCGGTACTCGCTCCGCTCCTGATCGGGTTCATGCTCTTCGTGGTGTTCGCCGGGCGTGTCGCCCAGGCCGAAGGCGACGTTGCCAACGCGGCTCACGAGGCCGCTCGTGCGGCTTCCCTCGTTGGCGCACCTCGAGCAGCCGTAGAAGCGGCCACCGAGACCGCCGAAGCCAACATTGCCGAAGGGGCCGTGGCATGTCGGCGTATGGAGGTCATTGTTGACACCTCCGATTTCGACGCCGGGGGACAGGTGACAGTGACGGTCAGCTGCGAGGCCGCATTCGGCGACATCGCCATGCTCGCCGTACCCGGCAGCCGCACCTTCGCCGCAACTGCAGTCGAGATACTCGACACGTTCCGAGCCGACGGTGGGAGCCCACCATGA
- a CDS encoding pilus assembly protein TadG-related protein → MSRILADERGAVSTFLAVIALALLMAGGLAIDGGRKVNALREASHIADNAARAGAQAVDLDTLRTTGDLQLLPSEAANRVEAYLAILGYSATNVIVNGATVTVTVDITVDPVLLPTGPMTVSATETAAAITQEP, encoded by the coding sequence ATGAGCCGGATCCTTGCCGACGAACGGGGAGCGGTGTCCACCTTCCTGGCAGTCATTGCGCTCGCTCTCCTCATGGCGGGCGGCCTCGCCATCGACGGCGGACGGAAGGTCAACGCATTGCGCGAAGCAAGCCACATCGCCGACAACGCCGCCCGCGCCGGCGCCCAAGCCGTTGACCTCGACACGCTCCGCACCACCGGCGACCTACAACTGCTTCCCAGCGAGGCGGCCAACCGTGTCGAGGCATACCTGGCCATCCTCGGATACAGCGCGACGAACGTAATCGTGAACGGTGCGACCGTTACCGTCACTGTCGACATCACCGTCGACCCCGTCCTTCTCCCGACCGGGCCGATGACCGTCAGCGCCACCGAGACCGCCGCAGCCATCACCCAGGAGCCATGA